ATTGCCTCTGCAAGTCCCAAATGGCTCCATGATTTCAGTTAGATTGCAAAAGATAGTAGGAAAttaaacttctgctttttcctggGCAAACTAGTGCctgggaaacagaaaagaagaaaaaatacgAGGTGAGATCCAGGACTGATGTTAATCTGGGGTCTTTAAGCATTTTATAAGAATGAAACCAAGGATACAGCCAAGAATGCAACAAACAAgacttacatattttttaaaagtttctgtCTTTCAACAAGGCACTTGTGTAAAGTTCTGCTATCCCTGCACGACTCTATGCAGTGTCCAACATTTGCTGTGATgtattcttctctttcttttgcctttttctctctgtttttgaaGCTTAGTACTATTTTCTCTTAGTCTAGAGAGCACAGAACAGTTAAGAAGTGAAAGCAGTTAatccaaaaatgtgtttttcaaaaatgccATGTTTGTCACAAATGCAAATCTTTGGATGCACACAGTTAGGACAATAGCCTCCAACTGGCTGCTCACAAGAGGAAGGATTAGGTCCTCTGTCATGTTAATAGTGACATCAACAACCTGAATAAAAGCCAACAATTCAAGTCTATTCTGCAGTTTAAGACCATTGTTCTCCATATATTTTAGCCTGTAAGATTTAGTCTACCATAAAGTTTTACCAGTTTTTACAACAGTTTTACATCATGCAGTGCAGTTCTTTATTTGTTAATGTACTTTTACCTATAAAAGCCCTTTGTAACTGCCAGAGATTATACTGAGATAGCTAAAACATCCTACAGTCTAAAGGCATCAGAAGTATTGGAAATGCATATGCAAAATGATGGCTACCAATATTGTTCTGCTCTTCTTATTTCAGAACTCATTGCAAAAACAAATTAGGTGAAACCTGCCAATACCTGTGTGACCACCTCCATCTCCGATATAAAAAGAGCAGTAGCCCTGGACTTTGGCTCTAAATAAGTAAAGGTGAGACAAGAATACAGAGTATTCCAGAGAGCTGGTTCCCGGCCTGAGTCTTTGGGATCTTGCTGAGACCCTcaggcctttctttttttactaCTCTGAGCCTGGTTCCTATGCTGTAGAGCTGCCATAATGCTGTACATTTGTTATTTGATAACAGGAGCTCTCCCAAGTGTCTAAGGCAGTGAAATCTTTCTAGACACAAGTCCAGAAATTaacctttctctctctttttgcgtttttgtttgttttttgtttttaacctggCAAGTTATGGTATTAGAACCACTGTGACATACAAAACATAACCTGTTATGCGGCTAGGGACTCGTAAATTGGGCGTTTGgactagaaaaaatattaagcattGTCATACTAaactgattattattttaaaattctgtccCAGGCTATAACCGGCTTTGTGTACAATAGCAATACAGGGTGTAGTTACAGACACAATTTCCTGTGCTTAggttttgaaattattatttaagaTCCCTGTAACATTTGCCCAGTACACCACTGCAATTCCCCTATTAGATAATTTTCTATCCTTGTGAGGGCAATTTTTCTTACGCAATGCTGCCGGAGCTTTCAGGAAGGGAGAGACAAGCAATTGTGACAATAAAATTTGCATCAGCTCCCACCCAACCTCTCCCACATCTGAAATACCATTTGTTGCATTCAAAGCCTTTTCACACCAGAAGGGAAGGTGTTTCTGTACTGGAAAGTCATTGTGATCTCCACAGGGTTGCATCCTCCAGGCTGACTTTCGTCTTTCGGGTTCCCACGATAAACACCAGGCAGCAATCGTGGAGTTCCAAATGGCTTTACATCAAAGACTTGGATTGCACGACGCAGCATCTAGGCATGAAACCCCAAACCTACCCAGGCTAGGTCATGAGGCTATAAAATTAAAGCAGAACTTTTGTGTTTGTAGCTGACCAGTTTTGGGGGGAGTGGGGAAGGTGTTGACTATTGTGAAATCATTGGCCTGTTTGCCcttgtaaaaacatttcagatgtaGCAGTATCACCATTTCCTGGTAAGATGAAGGTGGTAAGCCTGACACACTGTACTCTTGTAGCACCTCTCCCAGTATGATTGTTTTTTAAGCGTGCAAAAGGGTGCAGGGAGACAAAtgataataatgaaaatgtctGTAATATATTGAAtacagggaggaaagaaaaatacacactgTGAGACTCATGTTGGGTATCATCATTGGCCATTAAGTTGCCAATAACAACTTCAGATTAACCCAAAATCAAAGACAGAAACTATGGTGGAGAAGTCTGTGCCGGTTTCCAATTCTATGAGCCAATTCAGCAATGAAACATGCAGAAACATCTTCAACAGCACATGAGATGTCTCACTGAACTGTTTATAAACTCTGCCTTGCTCCTGCAGGACACCAGGACCAGGTACTGGGACCCTTCCCCACAAAGTTACCATTTTGCTTCCCTGAATACAGATACAAGTGAATTCCTGTACAGACTTTCACCAACAGCTTGATATGAAGATTCTTGTTCACGTACCTTGTCTCACTAGGATACAGCCAATGCTACTAAGCGCAGCAGTCTGTGCTAAGGCAGTCCCATATATAAAAAGAGCAAAGATATGGGAAAGGAAATCTCCTCTAGTAGTAGCAGAGCAATGCTTACTCAGTCTTACTCCTGCAAACTTGCTGTCGTAAACTGGTtgcctctgttttcatttgactTGGAGCAGAGCCTCATCTTGTACCTCTACTTTCTTTCTACATGCTGCCCACCACATGCAAGCTCGTTGGCATCACAGCAATGATGAAGGGAGGACCCATGCATGGGAAAAACTTCTGAAGAGGGCAACAGGCCTGCTTCTGCTCTTGGCTCAGCCTGGGAATCATCAGGCTGAGCTGCTACACATGCGTACTGGAAATCACTGCTTCTCTACAGACCCAGAAATTCTCTCCTTGGCTGCCTGCAAAATTCcactgagaaaagagaaatggggagggggaagaagcagTCAGAAAAACTATTGTgttcccagggaaaaaaaaataaacagccgTATTTAGCTTATCCAGCTTTGTTAATGTCAatcacttttctcattttaaacagGAAAGACACCACTTTAGTCCACCTGTTCCATTATTTATCATGCTATGTGTTTCCTATGAATTGTCACTCATGCAAACCTGTACATCGTAAGGGGACACcctaatatttttaatgaccTTAAGCAAAGTGATTGACATTAGACACCAGTGTCAGATGTTCTGGTGACGCAACATGTTCTCCTAGCAGCAGGAAAGCTTCCTGCCATGATTAAGTTGGAGCTATGGAAGTGCTAAAATGTGTTGTCAGCTTTCCTCTGATGCAAGTGATTTTATTATAGCGTCTGGTAACCATGGAGTGTGGCAACGCAAATACTGACTCCAAACATCCCCTCCCGTACATATAGCTTGCtctatttaaaacacaaattgcACTTTGCAAATCCGGGGATAAGTTATGGGTGTATCGAGCTTAAACCATGCAGGGCAGAGGAAAAGTCAGCACTAAAGCCAGAACGGTTGCATGATTTCAGCAGGAGAAGCATATGGCTTGGGGATGACCTGCAGAAGGCAACCCGCTGCAGCACAAGTTCAGCAGGTGCGCTCTGAGGTGGCATCGCCGCAGCCATCGTGAGAGCCAGCGGCTCAGTGGTATATGTATTCACAGTTATTGTCAAAGATGTTGTtctacaaaaaagaaaaagaatcacaaAGCAGTTGAAGATGCAAGCTATCTTgatagcaataaaaaaaaagcttttctaaatGTCTAGCAGCACcgaatattattttaatgaaatttactttttaattttatagcaAAATAATCAAAAGTGCTAAGCCTGACCActttaatttacaaaaaaaaaaaaagtctcatatTTTAAGCTATAACCATACCTCGTTATTTAGGTTAGACAATATAATTAATCATTTCTACCTATTGCTATTCAATAGTATAACAAAATTAATATTAGTtgtttaaaaaagggaaaagtacCACAGATATTGGGAGAGGGAAgttatgaaaaatataataatcagCTTATTGAGCAATCTGCAGTTTGATTGtttgttattgctttttttttttttgagcaacaACTTAAGTCACAGACAATCTGGCCATAAACTTGCAGTCATTTCAAATGCTGTGACTTCTCCCTTGGTCAAATGTCACAGTGTGTTTTAAGGAGATCTCTGGCATTTCAAGTCAGTTCAGATTATTTTCTTAGTTCTCACAAGTTCCCTTTCCAACACAATCAGCATGTTGGAGAATGCAGTTATGATGATGGCAGTTACAACAGTTTTCATgcaggaaaaggttttttttcctctgtcatgGAAAGAATCACTATTAAGTCTGCAGtaggaaaaatgttaaaagcatTTGCAGAGTTGTTAAGAGCCTTTCTTAATCcattctgtttccatttcagttCATTTCCAATGTTAAATTAAAACTTGCAATCTGTCCTACTGATAAATAGTCAAGTTGACTTACAAGGCTCTATCTTCTGTCCAGCCTTCTTTTGGTTGTCTTTAACCAAACAAGGTTCGCTGATGTGCCACAAGTGCTGTCTGGCTCTCCCGtctctttgctttcttgttttgctgCCTGATTTTCCAGCACACTGCACTAGAAGCCAACAAAAGGAGTCCTGATGACAAGAGGACTAGTCCAAACACTGAGATGATTGATCCATGGGAATTGAAGCTGTATGCCACAGCAGTAACCACGATGCCGGCTATGAGGATAACCACGCCGAAGGGAATGGTGCAGCGGTAGCAGGAGAGTTCTGCTCCCCCTGTGGCTGCAGTCAGCTGGCATTCGCTAACAAGAGGGATGGTGGTTATCACGCAGTCATTGTTATTACTTTTCTCCGTGGTTACAGGCTCAGGATGTTTTGGAGTGCCCAGGATCTCTTTAATAGGTTCGTTTGTCATCTTGATTCTCTTGACTTGGTTGGTTCTTAGGCTAGAGCAGGCTCTGCTGAACACACATTGCACTGTGGAGAGAGGAGCGTGAGTTCAATAAAAAGCATTGCTGTTATATGACAAAGAGGGACAGAGAAGTATCTCAGTCATGATGGCAGACAAGCAGAGGCTCTGACCCCATAAGAATTTATGCACAAGCTTGACTCTAATCCTACTGATTGTGGTGGATCTGAATCAATTCTTACAGTAGTTGTAAACGTGCATAAGTGCTACATAGAAGAGACTCACAGACCTAGAAAGACACCAACTTCAAAGTGTTGTAGGATAACCCCACTTTACGTTACATCCTAAAGCCAGTAGTTCTGGATGCAATTTAGATTTACATTTTCTGACAAGGAAGTGAAGTCCCCAGActtttttggttaaaaattcTGTTGTTGCTCACACACCcttttcacagtttttctttataatataCACCTATGCCACACACAGTACACAGATTTGCTCCAAAGTGCATCACAATAACATGGCAAGAGCTGccccagcaaaaaaaaaaaacaaccaaacaaaacaaaacaaaaaaaacaacaacaaaaaacagacttGTTTCTTTATCAGTTTGGTTCTTTATACCATACTTGGAATTCTTAtgtcttttggttttgtttttcccaaatctaaaataaatgacaaatcAGTGCTGGAGCACAGATCACCAGATAGTGAGTCTGAATATTATAGCTTGCGTAAGTGTACACAGCATGCATACTCCAAAGAATTGTATGCACACTGGTTTCTGGACTTGATTACAGCTTGACAGCAGATTTACATAAGAAAAAATTGATTTAACTGTTGTAAAACCCTAAGATGTACTCACCTACTCTCATGAACCCAGTGGAGTAAATGTGTGTAGAACTGGGATGTAACATAACTGTCAATGCAAACAGTACCGTTTTTTGTAATCAGTTGCCCCCCTCACTAGCAAAGTATCCTGAGAGAAAAAGTTTAAAGCTTCACATTTCCCATGCAATGAacaataacagattttttttttaattaaatgatatttaaatCACTTTCTTATTGATCTGTTGATGTTAGTATCAACAACAGCTGAAGCTACTCCCATGAGTACAGATATTGATGTCTGTAAGAAAGTTTTCTTGCCCAGGGACTTATAACTATTGATCATAGCTGAGTTTTCCAAAGAGCTGAAGGAAGTCACACATGGGAGAATTCAGTACTGCGACACTGCAGACTCCAGCAACAGTGCCAGGTATAGAGTGCTATGGGTAGGAACTGCTGCCTGTGTTTCTCTGTACAGGACACAACACTGCAACTCAGATTGCTGGACCAGGGACAAGTAATCTGAGACCTACTGCGGAACTATCTTCCTGGAAAAGTCAAACTTCAGCTCATTCTCTAAACCAGTCCAATTCATCTCCCTCTTTACATGGTGGTTCCGAACTCCTCTGCTCATCTTTTATGTCCAACATGTCAAACTTGCCACCCACGGAGGCAGCATAGCTGTTCTACCATCACTGAACAATGAACCATTTCTCAAAGCAAATGTTACTTTGcgaaaaaatacaaatggacATGATGAGGTGTGGGTGCGAGGAGAACAGAGATGAAGACAATTTCCTGCACTCAGGAACTGCCAGCCCAAAACCGGTGAACCTACTATTACAACATCAGTGCTGGACTGTTGGCTTGCCATTTAAATCCGCTTAATGGAAAAGTAATAGGTCCCTTATAAGCCCATGAGATCACATCCATGTTACTGTGAAAGAGGAAGTTTTGCAGCCATATCCACTCATCTGAATTACAGCAGGTTGCTTTCCTCCTGTCTCATATCAAAAACACACTATCGGCCCTACAGGCAGCATGCACAGTTTGATCGTATCTGAACCATAGAACAGAACAACTTTTGGTTCCATGGAGCCCAGCGCAGAACTGGAGGACACCCGATCACAGCAAGGCCGGCCCATGGCTCTCCACTGCTCCAGCTGCAAGGACAAACCTCTGCCATCCTGCTGGGACTCTGCTGGTCTGGAACTACTCTACTACTGCTGTACTGCCTTGGACCAATTTGGGTGATCTGTGCACCCCACCACACAAAACAGAGAGTGGAACACTGGGAAACCACTGGGTTTCCCTGCTGGGAATAGCTCTCAGGACTCCTCCACCAGCCTCCAGACAGGCTGTGTAGCTTTTACTGTTACAAACAGCATGGTATGCAGcccaaagaaaaaggaagagtgtTGGCAATGCAGTAATGCTTTTATCACTTTTATCACCTTCACATCTGTGACTAGGAAGTTAATTGCCAGATACTTgtattctccttttcctttcccaccaCTCCCAGCCTGGTTGCTAAGATATATTCCTCCATTGTGGAGAGCCCTTGGTTTTGTATCTCACTACCTCGTATAACTGATGGTGTGTTTTGCAAGAAAGAagatttctctatttttaacaTTCCCACAACCAGACTATACCATGTACCTAGTCAGAGAGTTTGTGTTTGAGTTTCTTTGAACACTATCGAGAGAAGGAAGTTCAGATCTGGTTTGACAAAGTTTTGCTCTACTGTTCTAAGGAAGAGCACTCAGCtcattattttctcttgtgCACAGCTGTCTTCAGGGCTCAGTCCTGCAGGATGCTCAGCAGCTACCAGAATGAGTAGTCTTTCCCTCCCTAATGACAACACTGAAGGTACTTGGTATCCCCAAGGGCAGGCAGGGGGATCAGAGCAGTGTTTAGCGGACAAAGACAAAGCAAATACGTTGTGCTGGCACCTTATACGCCTTACAGTTTCTTAGGAACTGTTGCTTTTTACTCTAAATCATAATGCATGACTCAGAACCTTTCTTATCAGTTGAAAGAGACTAGCCATGGATTTGTGCTAGAATGCCAAAGATCTGTCTCCAGACAGATCTAAGCCCAAGTTCAGCATTTTCTATGATTTACATGACAGTGAGGCTCACACTGTTGACACTATGTTGCTACATTACTTACCCACTAAACATTTCTGAACTTCAGCACAGTGGTAGAATGTGTCCACACAAATGCCATCTTTTTTGATTTTACCATTAGTAGAGTTCAATTTGTTCAAcgacttatttttaaatttgtggGGTACCTGTTTCCAAAGTCCTTGTCTGTCTGCTTCAGATACATCCCCAATGAGCATTGTCTTTTTGACATCATTTAGAGATTTATGAAGCAAGAAGAGATATTTATACAGTCAAAATTAACatggattggaaaaaaaaaagaagaaaggtctCCTAAACTACTGAAACTACATCAATGACAAAATACCCACTGACTTGTGAGGAGCACAGTTCATGCCCGTAATAGAATGTAAGCAGACAGGCAttcatataaaacaaataaacaaacctcTATAGAAATACTGTAAGTTAAATAAACAACAGAACCTATTTGAAGCGTGAGTAGAGGTATTCATCCTAAAAAATGGCCCTAGATCCTCAATGccagcaaaataatttctgacTTGCGCCAACAGGTGACTTAGTTCAGGTTTCAGGGTAAGACATTGAGGCAAAGATACTGGGTAACACCAGCATCCTCTCGCTGATCATACTGGAAGTACTTTCTTAAGGAACTATTTTGACTTGGAGGAAGAATGTGTTTATGTGGCAATCTGCGGCTAACATGGGATAAAGGAGAGAGAGCAATGTTTTACCCTGAAGCATACCATACCCGCTAATAGGTGTAAATGGAGATTTGCCGAAAAGACATGAAATCCATCAGCATGCACACCTACCAGGTCCACGAGAAATCCATCACAACAAATCCCTGGTTTCAGCAAGCAGAGGAAGACATCTTAAGATGTCTTTTCTGTCAATTCCAGGCAGAGTCAGGCAGCAGAAAGAGCTGTTCCAGGCTTTGCAGTGTCAGATATTGCTGAGTGATGAATCGGAGGTGACGATGTTCTAGTATGGAGGTTTCCTACAAGAAAAGTGGTTGGATATATATCAGCTTCTTAAGAATAAAACTCCTGCATGGAAAAGTTCCCACTGTGTGCTGACCAAAGCAGATGTTCTCTCTCTGGCTCTCCTAGTGgtttctgtctcttttcttgGCAGCCTTCACGAAGTGACTTCTCAGTGCTGAGCGTCACAACCCAGGCAAGTGCCCCTGAAAGAGTTAGGCAGGAAAAGGGAATACACATGAACTACTGCAGTTAAAAGTCTCTTTAACTCCATTTCTATCACACACTTCACCTTTGTGAATCAAAGAACCAAATCCCAACTCAGAATACTTGTGTAGTTGTCTCTTTTATGTTTCCAGCATCTTTGAGCAAATCACTTAATCTCCTGTGTCTCGGTCTTCCTAGCTGTAAACTGACAGTGACAACATGTTTCCCCCCAAAACTTCCTTTTACATCTATTCtgctaataataaaaactaGGTAATATAATCCCCTAGGTAAAAAATTagataatataataataatatattataattattataaataacacattataatgtaataataattattatcacatttaatattcttaatttctattatctttaaaaaataataatcataactCAGACAGGGACCGGGCAGAATCTGCAGCAGTGCAGTGTGACAACTTTGCAGAAAACAGTGATGGAAATAGCTATCAACTGCAGAAACTTCAGCAAAACCACAAGACAACTGGGTAAAACTTACAAAGCAGCAGAGATTTATGTTGCTGATCTTATTCAACGTTCCCTTTCTATATGGGCATGATTATGGAGGATCAATTTAACACTGAAGCAGAAGCTCCTAAACGGAGATGAAAATCAATGCATGAGTTCATATaatgattttcttaattttctttgctttttaatttctgtagaCCATGCTAACATTTCACAAGCACAAGCAATCACAGGCACAAACTGCTTCTGTTGTTCTGTAGAGGCCCCTAGGAATAAGCCTGTGAcatatctaaaatatatttagctgATCATTGAAGTTAGCTAATAATAAGGAAGTCTCCTTGCTTCTCTCTAGACTATATTCTTGTGCATGCTATCTAACAATTAGCTTGACTTTTTGAAAAGCgtggaagaaaatgcagaaatacagacTTTAGATGAATAATCTAGATtatgttaaaacaaaagcagaccTCTGAAACTGTCTTGCAGTCAATTTCCACTCACATTATAAGAATGGTTACATTCACTTGAAAGTCTCTTCCTAGTGCAATTGTGCCCCCTAAGCTACTCTCCAGCTTCATTCTTTGGGAAGATGAATTGCTCTGtcagtaatttatttgtatttgccCTTAAATACATGAGtttaggtgattttttttttaaattaatgactttataagaaaaaaaaa
The genomic region above belongs to Anser cygnoides isolate HZ-2024a breed goose chromosome 19, Taihu_goose_T2T_genome, whole genome shotgun sequence and contains:
- the TMEM100 gene encoding transmembrane protein 100; amino-acid sequence: MTNEPIKEILGTPKHPEPVTTEKSNNNDCVITTIPLVSECQLTAATGGAELSCYRCTIPFGVVILIAGIVVTAVAYSFNSHGSIISVFGLVLLSSGLLLLASSAVCWKIRQQNKKAKRRESQTALVAHQRTLFG